CAGTGAGCGCGCGCCACGAATCCGGGATCGGCAGCCAGGTCTCGGACGTCGCACTGAATCCGAAGGGCGGCTCGGTCCCCTCCCAGGGGATCGGGACGCGGCAGCCGTCCCGCCCGCGTTCGGTGCGTCCGGACCGTTCCCACACCGGGTCCTGGAGTGCGTCGTCGGGCAGGTCGTCGACGTTCGGCAGTCCCAGTTCGCTGCCGTTGTAGAGGAAAACCGTTCCGGGCAGCGCCATTTCGACGACGAGCATCGCTCTTGCGCGCCTCGTGCCGCGCTCGAGGTCGAGTGCCCCGGTCTCCGGGTCGGCGACGGCGTATCGCGTGACCTCGCGGGCGACATCGTGATTGGACAGCGTCCACGTCGGAGTACCGGACACCGACAACACCGCGTCGAGTGAGTTCTCGATGGCCTCCCTGATCGCACCGGATTCGAACGGCGCCTTGGCGAGCCGGAAGTTGAACCCGAGGTGCAGTTCGTCGGGACGCAGGTACTCGGCGAATCGCTCGTTGTCGCTGACCCAGATCTCACCGACGTTGGCTGCCCCGGGATACTCGTCGAGGACCTTGCGGATCTTGCGGTGGATCTCGTGCACCGCATAGTTGTTGAAACGAGGGTCGTCGTCGGAGTTCTGCAGCAATTTGGTCGCCGACAGATCCATGTCGGGCAGGTCCGCGGGTTTGGCCATGCCGTGCGCGACGTCGATGCGGAAGCCGTCGACACCCCGATCCAGCCAGAAGCGCAGCGTCTTCTCGAGATCGGCGAAGACGTCCGGGTTCTCCCAGTTCAGGTCCGGCTGCTCCTTGGCGAAGATGTGCAGGTACCACTGTCCCGGCGAGCCGTCGGCCTCGGTGACCCGGGTCCAGGCAGGTCCGCCGAAGATGCTGTGCCAGTTGTTCGGCGGCTCGTCGCCGTCGTCACCGAGGCCGTCCCG
The genomic region above belongs to Gordonia hongkongensis and contains:
- a CDS encoding glycoside hydrolase family 13 protein, which produces MTTVSDETPEVVPAEPSDGGQPDDVAFDDGAIESDVAFDDGAIESDDGAIESDVDALEEPAAGEAVVAADAPVAPPVVSQLDPADTTWWKSAVFYQIYPRSFSDVSGDGVGDLAGVIDKLGYLELLGIDAIWLSPIMASPMADHGYDVSDPRDVDPLFGDLDVFDELIAEAHERDIRVTMDLVPNHTSDQHEWFQAALAAAPGSPERERYIFRDGLGDDGDEPPNNWHSIFGGPAWTRVTEADGSPGQWYLHIFAKEQPDLNWENPDVFADLEKTLRFWLDRGVDGFRIDVAHGMAKPADLPDMDLSATKLLQNSDDDPRFNNYAVHEIHRKIRKVLDEYPGAANVGEIWVSDNERFAEYLRPDELHLGFNFRLAKAPFESGAIREAIENSLDAVLSVSGTPTWTLSNHDVAREVTRYAVADPETGALDLERGTRRARAMLVVEMALPGTVFLYNGSELGLPNVDDLPDDALQDPVWERSGRTERGRDGCRVPIPWEGTEPPFGFSATSETWLPIPDSWRALTVEAQLEDVGSMLSLYRAALDLRVTRPEFTGEHLEWYGAPEGCLAFRRSEGQLVCALNAGDEPVPLPPGELLLVSSPLVDGMLAPDAAAWLV